A single region of the Halopiger xanaduensis SH-6 genome encodes:
- a CDS encoding Gfo/Idh/MocA family protein: protein MTLQVGVLGYRFMGKAHANAMARLPMFFPDAPDIERSVLVGRDEEALNEAADRLGFDSISTDWENVVDDVDVFYNLGPNHVHAEPSIAALEAGTPVFCEKPLAPTLEDAERMAETARDAGDDVPAGCAFNYRFVPAIQYAKGLLEAGELGEIRHVRGRYLQDWLVDPEAPWSWRNDEEMAGSGALGDLGAHTVDLLRFLVGDDDLAGDIERLSGHLQTFVDERPAEGGDETRPVTVDDAYSAQLEFENGAMGTLEATRNATGHKNDHTIEIHGSKGSLKFSLERLNELELLREGDRGYETILVTDEDDPYVDHWWPPGHVIGWEHTFVHENYEFLSAVDEGGEFHPSFEDGLAAQRVLAAIEDSDERGEWVSLE from the coding sequence ATGACGCTTCAAGTCGGCGTTCTCGGCTACCGATTCATGGGCAAGGCACACGCAAACGCGATGGCGCGACTGCCGATGTTCTTCCCGGACGCGCCCGATATCGAGCGTAGCGTGCTCGTTGGCCGCGACGAGGAGGCGCTGAACGAGGCCGCCGACCGGCTCGGCTTCGACTCGATTTCGACCGACTGGGAGAACGTCGTCGACGATGTCGACGTCTTCTACAACCTCGGTCCGAACCACGTCCACGCCGAACCCTCGATCGCCGCTCTCGAGGCCGGCACCCCCGTCTTCTGCGAGAAACCGCTCGCGCCGACGCTCGAGGACGCCGAGCGGATGGCCGAGACCGCTCGCGACGCCGGCGACGACGTGCCCGCCGGCTGTGCCTTCAACTACCGGTTCGTCCCCGCGATCCAGTACGCCAAGGGGCTGCTCGAGGCCGGCGAACTGGGCGAGATCCGCCACGTCCGCGGCCGCTACCTGCAGGACTGGCTGGTCGACCCCGAGGCGCCGTGGTCGTGGCGCAACGACGAGGAGATGGCCGGCTCCGGGGCGCTGGGCGACCTCGGCGCGCACACGGTCGACCTGCTCCGGTTCCTCGTCGGGGACGACGACCTCGCGGGCGACATCGAGCGTCTCAGCGGCCACCTGCAGACGTTCGTCGACGAGCGGCCCGCCGAAGGCGGCGACGAGACGCGGCCCGTCACCGTCGACGACGCCTACTCTGCCCAACTCGAGTTCGAGAACGGCGCGATGGGGACGCTGGAGGCCACGCGGAACGCGACCGGCCACAAGAACGACCACACGATCGAAATCCACGGCTCGAAGGGCAGCCTGAAGTTCTCGCTCGAGCGGCTGAACGAACTCGAACTGCTCCGGGAGGGCGACCGCGGCTACGAGACGATTCTCGTGACCGACGAGGACGACCCCTACGTCGACCACTGGTGGCCGCCGGGCCACGTCATCGGCTGGGAGCACACCTTCGTCCACGAGAATTACGAGTTCCTCTCCGCAGTGGACGAGGGCGGCGAGTTCCACCCGAGCTTCGAGGACGGGCTGGCGGCCCAGCGCGTGCTCGCGGCTATCGAGGACAGCGACGAGCGCGGCGAGTGGGTCAGCCTCGAGTAA
- a CDS encoding universal stress protein, protein MYQHVLIPTDGSDGTRRSIEHGLAIADRFDATVHGLSVVPEGPLGTFEANEATPAAHRAVERVELEANAAGVDVVTAVEQGVPHEEILDYVDEHDIDAIVMGTQGRTGLDRVLMGSVTERIVRMADVPVVTVRLNQELRIEDPDEAERLARDALEADGYDGDATVAEDPHRTSASWIVPFDTDDERVHVHVDAVTRETRVASPNRSRNRNR, encoded by the coding sequence ACTGGCGATCGCGGACCGCTTCGACGCGACCGTCCACGGCCTCTCGGTCGTCCCGGAGGGGCCGCTGGGTACGTTCGAGGCTAACGAGGCGACGCCCGCGGCACACCGGGCCGTCGAGCGCGTCGAACTCGAGGCCAACGCGGCCGGGGTCGACGTCGTGACGGCGGTCGAACAGGGCGTTCCCCACGAGGAGATCCTCGATTACGTCGACGAGCACGACATCGACGCGATCGTCATGGGGACGCAGGGGCGGACCGGCCTCGACCGCGTGCTGATGGGCAGCGTCACCGAGCGGATCGTCCGCATGGCCGACGTTCCGGTCGTGACCGTCCGACTGAACCAGGAGCTGCGGATCGAGGACCCCGACGAGGCCGAGCGGCTCGCCCGCGACGCGCTCGAGGCCGACGGCTACGACGGCGACGCGACCGTCGCCGAGGACCCCCACCGGACCAGCGCCTCCTGGATCGTGCCGTTCGACACTGACGACGAGCGCGTCCACGTGCACGTCGACGCCGTGACCCGCGAGACGCGCGTTGCGAGTCCGAACCGGAGCCGGAACCGAAATCGGTAG